From one Streptococcus oralis genomic stretch:
- the recO gene encoding DNA repair protein RecO, which translates to MIQSITSQGLVLYNRNFREDDKLVKIFTEQAGKRMFFVKHAGQSKLAPVIQPLVLARFLLRINDDGLSYIEDYHEVMTFPKINSDLFVMAYATYVAALADASLQDNQQDAPLFAFLRKTLELMEAGIDYQVLTNIFEIQILTRFGISLNFNECVFCHRVGQAFDFSFKYGACLCPEHYHEDERRCHLNPNIPYLLNQFQAIDFETLETISLKAEIKQELRKFMDQLYEEYVGIHLKSKKFIDSLADWGQLLKEENK; encoded by the coding sequence ATGATTCAGTCTATCACGAGTCAAGGCTTGGTGCTCTACAATCGTAACTTTCGTGAAGATGACAAGCTAGTCAAGATCTTTACCGAGCAGGCGGGCAAGCGCATGTTTTTCGTCAAACACGCTGGCCAGTCCAAACTAGCTCCGGTTATTCAGCCCTTGGTGTTGGCACGATTTCTCTTGCGAATCAATGATGATGGGCTTAGCTACATTGAGGACTATCACGAGGTGATGACCTTTCCCAAGATTAATAGTGATCTCTTTGTCATGGCCTATGCAACCTATGTGGCTGCCCTTGCAGATGCTAGTTTGCAGGATAATCAGCAGGATGCTCCCTTGTTTGCTTTCTTGAGGAAGACTCTGGAGTTGATGGAAGCAGGGATAGATTATCAGGTTTTAACCAATATTTTTGAAATTCAAATCTTGACTCGATTTGGAATCAGCCTTAATTTTAATGAGTGTGTCTTTTGCCATCGGGTCGGTCAGGCCTTTGACTTTTCTTTCAAATATGGAGCCTGCCTCTGCCCAGAGCATTATCATGAGGATGAGAGACGTTGTCATCTAAATCCCAATATCCCTTATCTGCTCAATCAATTTCAAGCCATTGATTTTGAAACCTTGGAGACCATTTCGCTTAAGGCCGAAATCAAGCAAGAGCTACGCAAGTTTATGGATCAACTCTACGAAGAGTACGTTGGGATTCACCTAAAATCAAAGAAATTTATCGATTCCCTAGCAGACTGGGGACAATTACTAAAAGAGGAAAACAAATGA
- a CDS encoding class IIb bacteriocin, lactobin A/cerein 7B family, with the protein MTNFDNMEQNFVTLTEEELTDVNGGSVTAVVVGGVLLIGGIAWGYFM; encoded by the coding sequence ATGACAAATTTTGACAACATGGAACAGAACTTTGTAACTCTTACAGAAGAAGAGTTGACGGATGTGAATGGGGGCTCGGTTACCGCTGTAGTTGTAGGAGGTGTCTTACTAATTGGTGGTATTGCTTGGGGCTATTTTATGTAA
- a CDS encoding acyl carrier protein, with product MTEKEIFDRIVTIIQERQGEDFAVTEALSLKDDLDADSVDLMEFVLTLEDEFGIEITDEEIDQLQSVTDVIEIIKGKI from the coding sequence ATGACAGAAAAAGAAATTTTTGACCGTATTGTAACCATTATCCAAGAGCGACAGGGAGAAGACTTTGCCGTAACAGAGGCCTTGAGTTTGAAAGACGATCTAGATGCGGACTCAGTGGATTTGATGGAGTTTGTCTTGACACTAGAAGATGAATTTGGTATCGAAATCACTGATGAGGAAATCGATCAACTTCAAAGTGTAACAGATGTAATCGAAATCATTAAAGGTAAAATATAG
- a CDS encoding class IIb bacteriocin, lactobin A/cerein 7B family yields the protein MNLNKWTELTEEELMNTEGGLITIATIAGGVAIFLGGRLIGQDLKRKFG from the coding sequence ATGAATTTAAATAAATGGACAGAATTGACAGAAGAAGAATTGATGAATACAGAAGGTGGATTAATTACCATAGCCACGATTGCTGGAGGAGTAGCAATTTTCCTTGGTGGTCGATTAATTGGTCAAGATTTAAAACGTAAATTTGGATAA
- the plsX gene encoding phosphate acyltransferase PlsX, with amino-acid sequence MKKIAVDAMGGDYAPQAIVEGVNQALADFSDIEIQLYGDESKIKQYLTATERVSIIHTDEKINSDDEPTKAIRKKKNASMVLAAKAVKEGEADAVLSAGNTGALLAAGFFIVGRIKNIDRPGLMSTLPTIDGKGFDMLDLGANAENTAQHLHQYAVLGSFYAKNVRGISKPRVGLLNNGTESSKGDPLRKETYDLLVADESLNFVGNVEARDLMNGVADVVVTDGFTGNAVLKSIEGTAMGIMGLLKTAITGGGLRAKLGALLLKDSLKGLKTQLNYSDVGGAVLFGVKAPVVKTHGSSDANAVYSTIRQIRTMLETDVVAQTAREFSGE; translated from the coding sequence ATGAAAAAAATCGCAGTAGATGCTATGGGGGGCGATTACGCACCTCAAGCCATCGTTGAGGGTGTCAATCAAGCCCTAGCTGACTTTTCAGATATTGAGATTCAACTCTACGGAGATGAAAGCAAGATCAAGCAATATCTAACAGCGACAGAGCGCGTCAGCATTATCCATACGGATGAGAAAATCAACTCAGACGATGAGCCGACAAAAGCTATCCGTAAGAAGAAAAATGCCAGCATGGTATTGGCAGCTAAGGCTGTTAAAGAGGGAGAAGCAGACGCTGTCCTCTCTGCTGGTAACACAGGTGCCTTGTTGGCTGCAGGATTCTTCATTGTGGGTCGTATCAAAAATATCGATCGTCCAGGACTCATGTCTACCTTGCCGACCATTGATGGAAAAGGGTTTGACATGCTAGACCTTGGAGCCAATGCGGAAAATACAGCCCAGCACCTCCATCAATACGCTGTCCTAGGTTCCTTCTATGCGAAAAATGTTCGTGGAATTTCGAAACCACGTGTTGGTTTGCTCAACAATGGAACAGAAAGCAGCAAGGGAGATCCGCTTCGTAAGGAAACATACGATTTGTTAGTAGCTGATGAAAGTTTGAACTTTGTCGGAAACGTGGAAGCGCGTGATCTGATGAATGGCGTTGCGGATGTTGTCGTAACAGATGGTTTCACGGGAAACGCTGTTCTCAAATCCATTGAAGGGACAGCCATGGGAATTATGGGCTTGCTCAAGACAGCTATTACAGGTGGTGGTCTTCGAGCGAAGCTAGGTGCTCTACTTCTCAAGGATAGTCTTAAGGGGTTGAAGACACAGCTCAACTATTCAGATGTTGGAGGAGCAGTCTTGTTTGGCGTCAAGGCGCCAGTTGTAAAAACTCATGGCTCAAGTGATGCCAATGCTGTGTACAGTACGATTCGTCAGATTCGTACCATGCTAGAAACAGACGTAGTTGCTCAAACTGCGCGTGAATTTTCAGGAGAATAA